A portion of the Gigantopelta aegis isolate Gae_Host chromosome 10, Gae_host_genome, whole genome shotgun sequence genome contains these proteins:
- the LOC121384450 gene encoding histone H3.3-like, with product MPRANQTENTDGHSRKQRSPSKRTSTSSRSSSKAGDRRKKRDVPPNCSPRQRRKFRPGTKALMEIRKFQKSTNLLLRKLPFARVVRDVCTMVCPHSNMLWQARAIMALQEAAEAYLVYLFEDANVCAIHAKRVTIFPKDIWLARRLRGEYSK from the exons ATGCCACGAGCAAATCAGACTGAAAATACGGACGGACACAGTCGCAAACAGCGGTCTCCATCCAAAAGAACTTCTACTAGTTCTAGGTCATCCAGTAAAGCAG GGgatagaagaaagaaaagagatgtGCCACCAAATTGTAGCCCACGGCAACGCAGAAAATTTCGTCCTGGAACAAAAGCTTTAATGGAAATCAGGAAGTTTCAGAAATCAACTAATTTGTTATTGCGAAAATTACCATTTGCTCGGGTT GTTAGGGATGTATGCACCATGGTTTGTCCACACTCCAATATGTTATGGCAAGCAAGAGCTATCATGGCCTTGCAAGag GCTGCAGAAGCCTACCTAGTGTATCTGTTTGAAGATGCCAATGTGTGTGCCATCCACGCCAAGCGAGTCACCATCTTCCCAAAAGATATCTGGTTAGCCAGAAGATTACGGGGCGAATACTCAAAGTGA